Proteins found in one Longimicrobium sp. genomic segment:
- a CDS encoding DUF4062 domain-containing protein: MPRIETVFRLFVASPSDVAEERAVVDEVVSELNLTWSKHLALRIEVIKWETHAFPAMGADAQSVINHQIADDYDIFLGLLWTRFGTPTPRSDSGTGEEFQRAYDRFRADPSALRIMFYFKTAPIDPTSLDPDQLKRINDFREQLGPKGTLYWTFAGREDFATLLRIHLSRQVQELAAAADSTGASVMLQNAREALGTAQSNFTESSDEDEAGFLDLVKDGVEGFEAMSGVLTELTLETRGYTSRIVERTKEMEAAVAIAADDPRPMWRAAKAYADDMETFAARLDQQRPRFAAAADQAFSSLSGALALSTDFARSEESLLGILTNLRGLISANIESRGVMADFRDTVATQPRISTPTNRARRKFVAAMDRLLEELDRTIGLGKTVEQETLSLLDLGAD, from the coding sequence ATGCCGCGTATAGAAACTGTTTTTCGCCTTTTCGTCGCTTCTCCTTCGGACGTGGCTGAAGAGCGCGCAGTGGTTGACGAGGTGGTGAGCGAACTGAACCTCACCTGGAGCAAGCATCTCGCGCTCCGGATAGAGGTTATCAAGTGGGAAACTCACGCGTTTCCCGCGATGGGAGCGGATGCGCAGTCAGTCATCAATCATCAGATTGCCGACGACTACGACATCTTTTTAGGCTTGCTTTGGACGCGCTTTGGTACTCCGACGCCCAGGAGCGATTCGGGGACAGGTGAGGAGTTTCAGCGCGCGTATGATCGGTTCCGGGCTGATCCATCCGCACTCAGAATCATGTTTTATTTCAAAACCGCTCCGATTGATCCGACTAGCCTTGATCCCGATCAGTTGAAGCGCATCAACGACTTTCGGGAGCAGTTGGGTCCGAAGGGCACACTCTACTGGACGTTCGCAGGTCGGGAGGACTTCGCTACCCTCCTCCGGATCCATCTAAGTAGACAGGTGCAGGAGCTTGCGGCAGCGGCGGATTCTACCGGTGCCTCCGTGATGCTGCAGAACGCACGTGAAGCGCTGGGAACTGCCCAGTCCAATTTCACTGAATCGAGCGACGAGGACGAAGCTGGCTTTTTGGATCTTGTCAAAGATGGGGTCGAAGGGTTTGAGGCGATGTCTGGTGTCCTAACGGAGCTCACTCTAGAGACCCGCGGATACACATCTCGGATTGTCGAACGAACCAAAGAGATGGAGGCAGCTGTCGCGATCGCAGCGGACGACCCGAGGCCGATGTGGCGGGCAGCGAAGGCGTACGCTGACGACATGGAGACATTCGCCGCCCGACTGGATCAACAGCGTCCCCGGTTTGCGGCAGCGGCAGATCAAGCTTTTTCATCGCTCTCCGGAGCGCTTGCGTTGAGCACGGACTTCGCGCGGTCGGAAGAATCATTGTTGGGTATCTTAACAAACCTCCGCGGACTCATCTCGGCCAACATCGAATCCCGCGGTGTTATGGCCGACTTCCGAGACACCGTCGCAACGCAACCGCGAATCAGTACTCCCACCAACAGAGCACGGCGGAAATTCGTCGCGGCCATGGATCGGTTGTTGGAAGAGTTGGATCGAACGATAGGTCTCGGTAAGACTGTCGAACAAGAAACCCTGTCGCTGCTTGACTTAGGAGCCGATTGA